CGGGGACCTGGCCTCCAAGCTCACGGCGGTGTTCGACTGGAAGCTGGCCTTCCACCACCGGGGCGAGCCGGTGGACGACCTGGCGGCGCTTTTATCCGACGCCACGGTGCACCAGTTCATGGACAACCCCAGTTTCGACGCCAAGGGCATGGAGCTCTTGGGTACGGCGCTGATGCTCAACGGCATCGCCATGGAGATTTGCGGCTCCTCGCGCCCGGCCAGCGGCTCGGAGCACCTGATTTCCCACGCCCTGGACGCGGGATCGCGCCGGCCGAGGCTCCACGGCCTGCAAGTGGGCCTGGCCAGCTACATCGTCAGCCGTCTCCAAGGCGGGCAGCAGACCGAGACCTTGGCCAGGCTGTTCACGCAAACGGGCTTTTTCGATGCCGTGCGGGCCGATCCGTTCTCGCGGGAGGAGTGGCTGGAGGCCGTGCGCCGCGCGCCCTCGATCAAGGACGACTCCTTCACGGTCTTGTCGCTTCGCGACTGCCTGGGCGAGATGCGGGCCGTGCTCGACAACGATTCCCGGCTGGCGGGGTGCTTCGTGGCCTAGGCGTGGTCGCGTCCCCTTGTCAGGGCGACGCGGGGTGGTTACAGTGAAATTCCTTTCCTCCATGGACGGAGCCGGTCCCCGGCATACGGGGCCGCGTGGGCAGGCACGCTCGTGCGGCGCGTTTGCGCCCGGAGTCCGCCATGGCCGCCATTGCCGCCGTCGCCTCGGCCGTTTCGGCCTATCAGCGCGAAGCCTCGCGCCTGGCCGCGGCTGTGCCGCAAATCGGCGGCAAGCGCGTCACCCGCGACGCGGCCGTTTCCATCGGACCGTTTTCCCTGCGTTATTCGGCCACGGACTACGAGTTCGACCTGACCGGCGTCTCGGCCCAGGCCTCTTTTCCCGATGCCCTGGACGCGGCGGCCACGGCCGCCCGGCTGGCGGAATCCGGCTCGCCGGCGGGCGAGGCCCCGGTCTCCCCCAACGCCACGACCCGCCGCCTGGCCGAGGCCTCCTATCGGGTGGCCGCCCATCCCGTGACGCCGTCGCGGCCGATGTTCACGGCCAGGGCCTAGAGCGAACGTCCGCGCCGGCCGCCTCCGTTGCGTCGGCCCCGGCCCGGTTCGAGGCTCTCCCGCCGGTCCCGCCTTGCGCCCGGCGCCCCCGAGGCGTACCCAGGGCCTGGCCGGTTCGCCTGCCCCGGGTGGGGCCGGCCAGGCCCGAGCCTGGGGGCGCGGTGTCCCGCCTGTCCCCGTGCCCGAGGCCTCCTCTCGGCTCCCCGCAAACATCGCCGACAACGGCGCGTTGGCCGCGCGCCTGGGAATACGCCGCATGTCTCCTTCGTTGCACGGCTTCGTGGCCGCCCTGGCCGCGACGGTCATCTGGGCCGGCAATTTCGTGGTGGCCCGGGGCATCGCCCACGCCATCCCTCCGATCCAGCTCAACTTCTGGCGCTGGCTGCTGGCCCTGGCCTGCATTCTCCCCTGGGCCCTGCCCAGGCTTCGCGCCGAGTGGCCGGTCATGCGCCGGGCCTGGCGGCATCTGCTGGTCATGGCCTTTTTCGGCGTGGCCCTGCTCAACACCCTCATCTACAAGGCCGGCCAGACGACCCAGAGCCTCAACATGGCCCTGCTCGTGCCCACGGCGCCGGTCATCATCATGGTGCTCTCGCGCGTCCTTTACGGCGAGCCCATCACCTGGCGGCGGCTGACCGGGATGGTTGTCGTGCTGCTGGGGGTGCTGACCCTGCTGGCCCAGGGCCACTGGGGCCGCATCGCGGCGGTCCGCTTCAATGCCGGCGACCTGTGGGCGCTGGCCGGGGCGGCCTGCTTCGCCCTGTATTCGCTTTTCGCGCGCGGCCGGCCCAGGGAGCTGTCCATCGCCGGCTACAACGCCGCCTATTTCAGCCTGGGGCTGGTCATGCTGCTGCCGGGGCTGGTGGTGGAGATGGCCGTGTTGCCGGCGCCCGACTGGAGCCCCGCCGTCCTGCTCGGGGTCGCCTATGCCGGCATCGGCTGTTCCTCGGCGGCCTACCTGCTGTGGACCCGGGCCATCGCCGGCATCGGGCCGGTGGCGGCCGGCATGGTCTACTACAGCCTGCCGCTGTTCGCGGCCGTCGAATCGGCCTGGCTGCTCGGGGAGCCCATCGC
The DNA window shown above is from Solidesulfovibrio sp. and carries:
- a CDS encoding DMT family transporter: MSPSLHGFVAALAATVIWAGNFVVARGIAHAIPPIQLNFWRWLLALACILPWALPRLRAEWPVMRRAWRHLLVMAFFGVALLNTLIYKAGQTTQSLNMALLVPTAPVIIMVLSRVLYGEPITWRRLTGMVVVLLGVLTLLAQGHWGRIAAVRFNAGDLWALAGAACFALYSLFARGRPRELSIAGYNAAYFSLGLVMLLPGLVVEMAVLPAPDWSPAVLLGVAYAGIGCSSAAYLLWTRAIAGIGPVAAGMVYYSLPLFAAVESAWLLGEPIAAYHMVGGVLVVSGIVLATAGGRGFRPPRPGKRPGP
- a CDS encoding iron-containing alcohol dehydrogenase family protein, which codes for MKTIAVPSLVRIKPGAAGRLGVYLRRAGCGRVLVLASQGLPPAIETVVREGLAAEHVEVAAWDTVVDNRFEDAAAAFAGLPRKLAAVVGLGGGKALDMAKYLAFLARLPYYAVPTSLSNDGFCSPQSSLTMAGARRSLAAALPLGVVIDVSVCLAAPRLLWLSGVGDLASKLTAVFDWKLAFHHRGEPVDDLAALLSDATVHQFMDNPSFDAKGMELLGTALMLNGIAMEICGSSRPASGSEHLISHALDAGSRRPRLHGLQVGLASYIVSRLQGGQQTETLARLFTQTGFFDAVRADPFSREEWLEAVRRAPSIKDDSFTVLSLRDCLGEMRAVLDNDSRLAGCFVA